A region from the SAR86 cluster bacterium genome encodes:
- the proB gene encoding glutamate 5-kinase — MKNLKVLDLSQKIIIKVGSSLLTNTNGGVRKSILSNIVKDIAWLVKNKKQIIIVSSGAIAIGRGKLSISKNLSLNESQAVAARGQIELMTSWQNEFKKHKIHVAQILLSPQDTLNRKSSKNAQNTINTLWDLNCVPIINENDTTSTDEIKFGDNDILAAKIAKLIKAESLILLSNVDGLYESSPKDKLESNLIKDVKVISKKIKDMAGVASKHGKGGMISKIEAAEICTKSKCSVIITSGLKDTPIKNLMNKNNKSTYFHPKK; from the coding sequence GTGAAAAATTTAAAAGTACTTGATTTAAGCCAAAAAATAATAATTAAAGTTGGCTCCTCTCTTCTGACAAACACTAACGGTGGGGTAAGAAAATCTATTCTTTCAAATATTGTTAAAGATATTGCATGGCTAGTAAAAAATAAAAAACAAATAATTATTGTTTCATCTGGCGCTATTGCAATTGGAAGAGGTAAATTATCAATTAGTAAAAACTTGTCATTAAATGAATCTCAAGCTGTTGCAGCAAGAGGTCAAATTGAATTAATGACATCTTGGCAAAACGAATTCAAAAAACATAAAATTCATGTAGCTCAAATTTTATTATCTCCACAAGATACCTTGAATAGAAAATCATCTAAAAATGCTCAAAATACAATAAATACTTTATGGGATCTAAATTGTGTTCCTATAATTAATGAAAATGATACAACATCAACAGATGAAATTAAATTTGGAGATAATGATATCCTTGCTGCAAAAATAGCAAAACTTATTAAAGCAGAAAGTCTTATTCTGTTATCAAATGTGGATGGCCTTTACGAGTCATCTCCAAAAGATAAGTTGGAATCCAATTTAATAAAAGATGTAAAAGTTATATCAAAAAAAATTAAAGATATGGCTGGAGTTGCATCAAAGCATGGTAAAGGAGGAATGATTTCTAAAATTGAAGCTGCAGAAATATGCACTAAATCAAAATGCTCGGTTATCATTACCTCAGGATTAAAAGATACTCCTATTAAAAATCTTATGAACAAAAACAATAAGTCTACATATTTTCATCCAAAAAAATAA
- the queA gene encoding tRNA preQ1(34) S-adenosylmethionine ribosyltransferase-isomerase QueA produces MKTADFDYFLPEELIAKYPLEKRRDSKLLIFDQNIEHNHFSNITNYFNNGDLLVLNNTSVIPARIFGKKESGGSIEVMLERILENNRAMVQIRSGRAPKIGSKLILGKFLVECIERKDNFFILQFNQAPLNVFNSIGHVPLPPYIKRPDKSIDKERYGTVYQDKNQQNSVAAPTAGLHFDKNLLDAIKELGVNIVNVNLSVGAGTFQPVKAQNIKDHIIHNEYMEVSSEVIEMILKTKKNGHKVFAVGTTAARSIETVFQQNNVKGYKGYTSLFIYPGYKFKVVDMLITNFHLPKSSLLMLVAAFIGFKNMKNIYKIGVEKKYRFLSYGDAMLLKYYEI; encoded by the coding sequence ATGAAAACTGCTGACTTTGATTATTTTTTACCAGAAGAGCTTATTGCTAAGTATCCTTTAGAAAAAAGAAGAGACAGTAAGCTTTTGATTTTTGATCAAAATATTGAACATAATCACTTCTCAAATATTACAAACTACTTCAACAATGGCGATCTATTAGTGCTTAATAATACTTCTGTCATACCAGCAAGAATATTTGGAAAAAAAGAATCAGGTGGTTCAATTGAAGTTATGTTGGAGAGGATTCTCGAAAATAATAGAGCAATGGTGCAAATACGTTCTGGAAGAGCTCCAAAAATTGGTTCTAAACTAATTTTAGGTAAGTTTTTAGTAGAATGCATCGAAAGAAAAGATAATTTTTTTATACTTCAATTTAATCAAGCCCCATTGAATGTTTTTAATAGCATTGGCCATGTACCTTTGCCACCATATATAAAGCGACCTGATAAAAGTATCGATAAAGAAAGATATGGAACCGTATACCAAGACAAAAATCAACAAAATTCAGTAGCAGCTCCAACAGCTGGACTACATTTTGATAAAAATTTACTAGATGCAATTAAAGAATTGGGAGTCAACATCGTAAATGTTAATTTAAGTGTTGGAGCAGGTACATTTCAACCAGTTAAAGCTCAAAATATCAAGGACCATATAATACATAATGAATATATGGAAGTTTCATCTGAAGTGATTGAGATGATATTAAAAACAAAAAAAAATGGTCATAAGGTTTTTGCTGTAGGAACGACAGCAGCAAGATCAATTGAAACAGTGTTTCAACAAAATAATGTAAAGGGATATAAAGGCTATACAAGTTTGTTTATATATCCAGGATATAAGTTCAAGGTTGTCGACATGCTAATAACTAATTTTCATTTACCAAAATCATCTTTGTTAATGCTTGTAGCTGCTTTTATAGGATTTAAAAACATGAAAAATATTTACAAGATAGGAGTAGAAAAAAAATATCGATTCTTATCTTACGGCGATGCTATGCTTTTAAAATATTATGAAATTTAA
- the tgt gene encoding tRNA guanosine(34) transglycosylase Tgt: MKFKIDYQAEFARKGELQFPKGKVQTPAFMPVGTNGTVKGLTVDDLKSTGSEIILGNTYHLMLRPGDEIIKDLGGLHKFSNWDRPILTDSGGFQVWSLGDLAKISEEGVKFSSPYDGKKIFMRPEDSIQIQENLGSDIIMVFDECTDYPSTFDQAKKSMELSMRWAKRCKDYHSSNSALFGIVQGGVYEELREQSLSKIIEIDFDGIALGGLSVGETKEEKNKILSFLADKLPTNKPRYLMGVGKPEDIVEAVRYGIDMFDCVLPTRNARNGQLITSTGVVNIKNAAYIKSDDPIDENCDCKVSKNYSRAYLNHLFRTNEMLGGMLASYHNIFYYQSLMNDIRTSIINNKFANFLKDFYNKRNLKMPDGPI; the protein is encoded by the coding sequence ATGAAATTTAAAATAGATTATCAGGCTGAATTTGCCCGAAAAGGAGAGCTTCAATTTCCTAAAGGTAAGGTTCAAACTCCAGCATTTATGCCAGTTGGCACTAATGGAACAGTAAAAGGTTTGACAGTTGACGATCTGAAATCAACTGGTTCTGAGATAATTTTAGGAAATACATATCATTTAATGTTGAGACCTGGCGATGAAATTATAAAAGATTTAGGCGGCCTGCATAAATTTTCAAATTGGGACAGACCTATTTTAACCGATTCTGGTGGATTTCAAGTTTGGAGCCTCGGAGATTTAGCAAAAATTTCTGAAGAGGGCGTTAAATTTAGTTCACCATATGATGGAAAAAAAATATTTATGCGACCTGAGGATTCAATTCAAATACAGGAAAATTTAGGCTCTGATATTATAATGGTATTTGATGAATGCACCGATTATCCCTCAACATTTGATCAAGCTAAAAAATCCATGGAATTATCAATGAGATGGGCAAAACGATGCAAAGATTATCATTCCTCTAATTCTGCACTATTTGGAATTGTTCAAGGAGGAGTTTATGAGGAACTGAGAGAACAATCTTTATCTAAGATAATAGAAATTGATTTTGATGGAATTGCATTAGGTGGTTTAAGTGTTGGAGAGACAAAAGAAGAAAAAAATAAAATTCTATCTTTTTTAGCAGATAAACTTCCAACAAACAAACCTAGATACTTAATGGGTGTTGGTAAACCAGAAGATATTGTTGAAGCCGTTCGATATGGCATAGACATGTTTGATTGCGTTTTGCCAACAAGAAATGCAAGAAATGGACAATTAATAACTTCAACAGGTGTTGTAAACATTAAAAATGCTGCATACATCAAAAGCGACGATCCTATCGATGAAAATTGTGATTGCAAAGTCAGTAAAAATTATTCTAGAGCATATTTAAATCATCTTTTTAGAACAAACGAGATGCTTGGAGGCATGTTAGCTAGTTATCACAATATTTTTTACTATCAATCTCTTATGAATGATATAAGAACATCGATTATTAATAATAAATTCGCGAACTTCCTAAAAGACTTTTATAATAAGCGAAATTTAAAAATGCCTGATGGGCCAATTTAA
- the yajC gene encoding preprotein translocase subunit YajC, which yields MDTTQPSMFGPLIIFAGFFIFMYFLMIRPQNKRNKALAEMLSKVERGSEVIAASGILGKVTDVKGDYVSIEVGQNITLRLQKSAISNILPKGTIDSIK from the coding sequence ATGGATACAACGCAACCATCAATGTTCGGACCTTTAATTATATTTGCTGGATTTTTTATCTTTATGTATTTTCTAATGATAAGACCCCAAAACAAGCGTAATAAAGCTCTTGCAGAAATGCTATCAAAAGTAGAAAGAGGATCAGAGGTAATAGCAGCAAGTGGTATCCTAGGAAAAGTGACAGATGTTAAGGGTGACTATGTTTCAATAGAAGTTGGACAAAATATTACTTTAAGGCTTCAAAAATCTGCAATTTCAAATATCCTGCCAAAAGGAACTATTGATTCGATAAAATAA